A portion of the Bombus terrestris chromosome 3, iyBomTerr1.2, whole genome shotgun sequence genome contains these proteins:
- the LOC100647525 gene encoding guanine nucleotide-releasing factor 2 isoform X7, with protein sequence MASTPKSEKHAEVEERSSGKARGGKLARRARSFKEDFLEKLSHMRSPGSGSGGGGSGAATRAASPSSPRTPRDKSAPGCTDGATTLDKNPLRDLHIHVRQVQLALLHFRDVVSKKKLEMLPGNGTIVLDTVTTIHTVLKSYLLYENSSTLGSATNQVYQALAQLLKLCDDVLLHGDQSSALDTENVTHIIGLVEEAVKNLVALANEKIANRQKPVVVTTSNRTSSYGSEMTPQRNSLPDIPLTPRERQILEQTAASTSLVRSSHSSESILRDSSPPPKPPLPERTNMCLSEENSSSGTPPPLPPKRRTRGQQLLDESEGFLASSLDGVSLRSRSPEDSSSLLSASAGSLDSALNHSRDEDEIRAIMGPNDESLNDSMDLSLMATIQGMQVNGSSNCSCWDGSETNIPSTMLLGQQTPQEMLNPFTGIEGKMERLSTQTQESGFVSMHSQRSSSQSYTTSSITSKRSSQQSSISYNSQTFNSQQSFSQTKLSSDNNGSIFTQKTMTSTKSTVSTTNISGTGDPAVLEKLVNEMESISALDANGVPPALPEKRSKRRKERQPSQYDNVPENEHLSTCSLHTNNGDNTDASKPPPLPLKKRHMFQSVAYSVMAYMEMFGNCSHSNNDFISGLGTRHSVAAYNSMQAEWQQHEMALTTTQSCSFMAHTITTLHDNSNTSITMAPSVAEVTNNSSLPPALPPKRSRSIKSNATPPPISPKPTISMQSIHTIEPIVTSTPMKIEESGCVHDKKELSPSSPAKLNNVALDTILPSSRPASNALSSISVDDNNLDLRDVDQDDTILDELDISKYLVFKKPDEEGPDIRGGHPDALLIHATKANKHDEKESDFLYQEAFLTTYRTFMQPLELIQKLHKRHQRFSCSADVIKQRAAREAFSLLVRVVSDLTMSDLDDTLLQTLMEFVQQLVCSGDLTMAKALRVKILEKHAAKQLQSTQPILSSLSVTTKQASLLDFKSEQIAEQMTLLDADLFMKIEIPEVLIWAQEQNEERSPNLTRFTEHFNKMSYWARSRILEHRLENEAKDREKYVVKFIKIMKHLRKINNFNSYLALLSALDSAPIRRLEWQKHITEGLKEYCALIDSSSSFRAYRQALAETQPPCIPYIGLVLQDLTFVHIGNNDLLPDGTINFSKRWQQFNIVENMKRFKKGTYSFKKHERIITFFNNFSDFLCEEAMWQISESIKPRGGKKTQSQN encoded by the exons AAGTCGAGGAACGCTCCAGCGGGAAGGCGCGTGGTGGTAAACTAGCGCGTCGTGCGCGCTCCTTCAAGGAGGACTTCCTGGAGAAGCTCTCCCACATGCGCTCTCCTGGTAGCGGAAGCGGAGGTGGAGGCAGTGGAGCGGCTACGAGGGCCGCCTCGCCCTCCTCGCCGCGAACACCGCGTGATAAAAGCGCGCCCGGCTGCACCGATGGCGCGACCACCCTCGACAAGAACCCCCTCCGTGACCTGCATATCCACGTGCGACAGGTGCAACTGGCACTGCTTCACTTCCGGGACGTCGTGTCAAAGAAAAAGCTCGAGATGCTGCCCGGCAACGGCACCATCGTCCTCGATACTGTTACCACCATACACACTGTGCTGAAGTCCTATCTTCTCTACGAGAACAG CTCTACTCTGGGATCAGCGACGAACCAAGTGTATCAAGCTCTAGCACAATTATTAAAACTCTGTGACGACGTGTTGCTGCACGGTGACCAGTCCTCTGCGTTGGATACCGAGAACGTTACACACATCATAGGATTAGTCGAAGAAGCTGTGAAAAACTTGGTTGCCCTGGCGAATGAGAAGATTGCCAATAGACAGAAACCTGTCGTCGTTACAACTAGTAATAG AACGTCGTCTTATGGATCGGAAATGACGCCGCAAAGAAATTCTTTGCCTGATATTCCGTTAACGCCAAGGGAAAGGCAGATTTTAGAGCAGACAGCTGCGAGTACTAGTTTGGTCCGTAGCTCGCATAGTTCCGAGTCGATTTTAAGGGATTCTAGTCCACCCCCAAAACCGCCACTCCCCGAGAG AACTAATATGTGTCTGTCGGAAGAAAATAGTTCTTCCGGTACACCACCACCATTGCCACCGAAACGGAGAACGAGAGGTCAACAGTTGCTCGATGAATCCGAAGGTTTTTTAGCATCTAGTCTCGACGGTGTTTCCTTACGAAGTCGATCTCCGGAGGATTCGTCGTCTCTTCTGAGTGCGTCGGCTGGCAGTTTGGATTCGGCCTTGAACCATTCCCGCGACGAAGATGAGATACGGGCGATCATGGGACCAAACGACGAGTCTCTGAACGACAGTATGGATCTCAGCCTGATGGCTACTATCCAAG gtATGCAAGTTAATGGTAGTTCAAACTGTAGTTGCTGGGACGGTTCCGAAACAAACATACCAAGCACAATGTTATTGGGTCAACAAACTCCGCAAGAAATGCTTAATCCATTTACCG GTATAGAAGGAAAAATGGAACGATTATCGACTCAAACGCAGGAATCCGGTTTCGTATCCATGCATTCGCAACGAAGTTCGTCTCAAAGTTATACTACCTCCAGTATAACGTCCAAAAGATCTTCTCAGCAAAGCAGTATTAGTTACAATTCCCAAACGTTTAATTCGCAACAATCGTTTTCCCAAACAAAACTGTCTTCGGATAATAACGGGTCTATTTTCACTCAGAAGACAATGACTAGTACGAAGAGTACCGTTAGTACAACAAATATTTCCGGAACTGGAGATCCTGCTGTATTAGAAAAATTGGTAAAT GAAATGGAGTCGATTTCTGCATTGGACGCTAATGGTGTGCCGCCAGCATTGCCGGAAAAGCGATCGAAACGGAGGAAAGAACGTCAACCGTCACAGTACGACAATGTACCTGAAAATGAGCATTTATCAACCTGTAGTTTACATACCAATAACGGCGATAATACAGATGCCAGTAAACCCCCTCCACTGCCGCTTAAGAAAAGGCATA TGTTCCAATCAGTGGCATATTCTG TCATGGCATACATGGAGATGTTTGGGAATTGTTCTCACAGCAACAACGATTTCATCTCCGGTCTTGGGACTCGTCATTCAGTGGCAGCTTATAATTCGATGCAAGCGGAATGGCAACAACACGAAATGGCTCTTACTACGACACAATCGTGTTCTTTCATGGCACATACTATAACTACATTACATGACAACTCAAA TACCTCCATAACTATGGCACCATCAGTAGCGGAAGTAACGAATAATTCTAGTCTCCCACCAGCATTACCACCAAAGAGATCCCGTTCCATTAAATCAAATGCAACGCCACCGCCAATTTCGCCAAAACCCACCATTAGTATGCAAAGCATACATACAATCGAACCAATCGTAACGTCAACACCTATGAAAATAGAGGAATCTGGTTGTGTTCATGATAAAAAGGAGTTATCACCTTCGTCTCCAGCGAAGCtg AATAACGTTGCTTTGGATACTATATTACCGTCCTCAAGACCCGCGAGTAATGCCTTATCGTCGATTTCCGTCGATGATAATAACTTGGACTTGAGAGACGTCGATCAAGACGATACTATTTTGGATGAACTCGATATCAGCAAGTATTTAGTCTTCAAGAAACCAGACGAAGAAGGGCCAGATATAAGGGGTGGCCACCCGGATGCATTGTTAATTCATGCAACCAAAGCTAATAAACATG ACGAGAAAGAATCAG acTTTTTGTATCAAGAGGCGTTTCTAACAACATATAGAACATTCATGCAACCATTGGAGTTAATTCAAAAATTACACAAACGTCATCAGCGATTCTCTTGTTCTGCTGACGTTATTAAACAAAGAGCAGCTCGCGAAGCATTTTCCTTGTTGGTTAGAGTTGTCAGCGATTTAAC TATGTCAGATCTCGATGATACCCTCTTGCAAACTTTAATGGAATTCGTACAGCAATTGGTATGTAGCGGTGATCTTACTATGGCAAAAGCTTTGCGTGTTAAAATTTTGGAGAAACACGCGGCGAAGCAGTTGCAATCTACACAACCGATTCTATCTTCGTTGAGTGTAACAACAAAGCAAGCTTCCCTTCTCGATTTCAAGAGTGAACAAATTGCAGAACAAATGACATTGTTAGATGCTGATTTATTCATGAAGATTGAAATCCCGGAAGTACTAATTTGGGCTCAAGAACAGAATGAAGAACGAAGTCCGAATCTAACTAGGTTCACAGAACATTTTAACAAAATGTCGTACTGGGCTAGATCGAGAATACTGGAACATAGATTAGAGAATGAAGCGAAAGATAGAGAGAAATACGTTGTTAAATTTATCAAGATAATGAAGCAccttagaaaaataaataattttaatagctACTTAGCCTTGCTTTCTGCGTTGGATAGCGCGCCAATTAGAAGGCTCGAATGGCAGAAACATATTACAGAAGGTTTAAAAGAATATTGCGCTCTTATCGATAGTTCCAGTAGTTTCAGAGCTTACAGGCAAGCTTTAGCAGAAACACAACCGCCATGCATTCCGTACAT CGGACTTGTGTTACAAGATCTTACATTCGTGCATATTGGAAACAATGATTTGTTACCGGATGGTACGATAAATTTTTCGAAAAGATGGCAACAGTTTAATATCGTTGAAAACATGAAAAGGTTCAAAAAAGG AACATATTCGTTCAAGAAACACGAACGTATAATAACGTTCTTCAATAATTTTAGCGATTTCCTCTGTGAGGAAGCAATGTGGCAGATTTCCGAGAGTATCAAGCCGCGCGGTGGAAAAAAAACACAGTCACAGAACTAG
- the LOC100647525 gene encoding guanine nucleotide-releasing factor 2 isoform X8, translated as MVVGFVYREQVEERSSGKARGGKLARRARSFKEDFLEKLSHMRSPGSGSGGGGSGAATRAASPSSPRTPRDKSAPGCTDGATTLDKNPLRDLHIHVRQVQLALLHFRDVVSKKKLEMLPGNGTIVLDTVTTIHTVLKSYLLYENSSTLGSATNQVYQALAQLLKLCDDVLLHGDQSSALDTENVTHIIGLVEEAVKNLVALANEKIANRQKPVVVTTSNRTSSYGSEMTPQRNSLPDIPLTPRERQILEQTAASTSLVRSSHSSESILRDSSPPPKPPLPERTNMCLSEENSSSGTPPPLPPKRRTRGQQLLDESEGFLASSLDGVSLRSRSPEDSSSLLSASAGSLDSALNHSRDEDEIRAIMGPNDESLNDSMDLSLMATIQGMQVNGSSNCSCWDGSETNIPSTMLLGQQTPQEMLNPFTGIEGKMERLSTQTQESGFVSMHSQRSSSQSYTTSSITSKRSSQQSSISYNSQTFNSQQSFSQTKLSSDNNGSIFTQKTMTSTKSTVSTTNISGTGDPAVLEKLVNEMESISALDANGVPPALPEKRSKRRKERQPSQYDNVPENEHLSTCSLHTNNGDNTDASKPPPLPLKKRHMFQSVAYSVMAYMEMFGNCSHSNNDFISGLGTRHSVAAYNSMQAEWQQHEMALTTTQSCSFMAHTITTLHDNSNTSITMAPSVAEVTNNSSLPPALPPKRSRSIKSNATPPPISPKPTISMQSIHTIEPIVTSTPMKIEESGCVHDKKELSPSSPAKLNNVALDTILPSSRPASNALSSISVDDNNLDLRDVDQDDTILDELDISKYLVFKKPDEEGPDIRGGHPDALLIHATKANKHDEKESDFLYQEAFLTTYRTFMQPLELIQKLHKRHQRFSCSADVIKQRAAREAFSLLVRVVSDLTMSDLDDTLLQTLMEFVQQLVCSGDLTMAKALRVKILEKHAAKQLQSTQPILSSLSVTTKQASLLDFKSEQIAEQMTLLDADLFMKIEIPEVLIWAQEQNEERSPNLTRFTEHFNKMSYWARSRILEHRLENEAKDREKYVVKFIKIMKHLRKINNFNSYLALLSALDSAPIRRLEWQKHITEGLKEYCALIDSSSSFRAYRQALAETQPPCIPYIGLVLQDLTFVHIGNNDLLPDGTINFSKRWQQFNIVENMKRFKKGTYSFKKHERIITFFNNFSDFLCEEAMWQISESIKPRGGKKTQSQN; from the exons AAGTCGAGGAACGCTCCAGCGGGAAGGCGCGTGGTGGTAAACTAGCGCGTCGTGCGCGCTCCTTCAAGGAGGACTTCCTGGAGAAGCTCTCCCACATGCGCTCTCCTGGTAGCGGAAGCGGAGGTGGAGGCAGTGGAGCGGCTACGAGGGCCGCCTCGCCCTCCTCGCCGCGAACACCGCGTGATAAAAGCGCGCCCGGCTGCACCGATGGCGCGACCACCCTCGACAAGAACCCCCTCCGTGACCTGCATATCCACGTGCGACAGGTGCAACTGGCACTGCTTCACTTCCGGGACGTCGTGTCAAAGAAAAAGCTCGAGATGCTGCCCGGCAACGGCACCATCGTCCTCGATACTGTTACCACCATACACACTGTGCTGAAGTCCTATCTTCTCTACGAGAACAG CTCTACTCTGGGATCAGCGACGAACCAAGTGTATCAAGCTCTAGCACAATTATTAAAACTCTGTGACGACGTGTTGCTGCACGGTGACCAGTCCTCTGCGTTGGATACCGAGAACGTTACACACATCATAGGATTAGTCGAAGAAGCTGTGAAAAACTTGGTTGCCCTGGCGAATGAGAAGATTGCCAATAGACAGAAACCTGTCGTCGTTACAACTAGTAATAG AACGTCGTCTTATGGATCGGAAATGACGCCGCAAAGAAATTCTTTGCCTGATATTCCGTTAACGCCAAGGGAAAGGCAGATTTTAGAGCAGACAGCTGCGAGTACTAGTTTGGTCCGTAGCTCGCATAGTTCCGAGTCGATTTTAAGGGATTCTAGTCCACCCCCAAAACCGCCACTCCCCGAGAG AACTAATATGTGTCTGTCGGAAGAAAATAGTTCTTCCGGTACACCACCACCATTGCCACCGAAACGGAGAACGAGAGGTCAACAGTTGCTCGATGAATCCGAAGGTTTTTTAGCATCTAGTCTCGACGGTGTTTCCTTACGAAGTCGATCTCCGGAGGATTCGTCGTCTCTTCTGAGTGCGTCGGCTGGCAGTTTGGATTCGGCCTTGAACCATTCCCGCGACGAAGATGAGATACGGGCGATCATGGGACCAAACGACGAGTCTCTGAACGACAGTATGGATCTCAGCCTGATGGCTACTATCCAAG gtATGCAAGTTAATGGTAGTTCAAACTGTAGTTGCTGGGACGGTTCCGAAACAAACATACCAAGCACAATGTTATTGGGTCAACAAACTCCGCAAGAAATGCTTAATCCATTTACCG GTATAGAAGGAAAAATGGAACGATTATCGACTCAAACGCAGGAATCCGGTTTCGTATCCATGCATTCGCAACGAAGTTCGTCTCAAAGTTATACTACCTCCAGTATAACGTCCAAAAGATCTTCTCAGCAAAGCAGTATTAGTTACAATTCCCAAACGTTTAATTCGCAACAATCGTTTTCCCAAACAAAACTGTCTTCGGATAATAACGGGTCTATTTTCACTCAGAAGACAATGACTAGTACGAAGAGTACCGTTAGTACAACAAATATTTCCGGAACTGGAGATCCTGCTGTATTAGAAAAATTGGTAAAT GAAATGGAGTCGATTTCTGCATTGGACGCTAATGGTGTGCCGCCAGCATTGCCGGAAAAGCGATCGAAACGGAGGAAAGAACGTCAACCGTCACAGTACGACAATGTACCTGAAAATGAGCATTTATCAACCTGTAGTTTACATACCAATAACGGCGATAATACAGATGCCAGTAAACCCCCTCCACTGCCGCTTAAGAAAAGGCATA TGTTCCAATCAGTGGCATATTCTG TCATGGCATACATGGAGATGTTTGGGAATTGTTCTCACAGCAACAACGATTTCATCTCCGGTCTTGGGACTCGTCATTCAGTGGCAGCTTATAATTCGATGCAAGCGGAATGGCAACAACACGAAATGGCTCTTACTACGACACAATCGTGTTCTTTCATGGCACATACTATAACTACATTACATGACAACTCAAA TACCTCCATAACTATGGCACCATCAGTAGCGGAAGTAACGAATAATTCTAGTCTCCCACCAGCATTACCACCAAAGAGATCCCGTTCCATTAAATCAAATGCAACGCCACCGCCAATTTCGCCAAAACCCACCATTAGTATGCAAAGCATACATACAATCGAACCAATCGTAACGTCAACACCTATGAAAATAGAGGAATCTGGTTGTGTTCATGATAAAAAGGAGTTATCACCTTCGTCTCCAGCGAAGCtg AATAACGTTGCTTTGGATACTATATTACCGTCCTCAAGACCCGCGAGTAATGCCTTATCGTCGATTTCCGTCGATGATAATAACTTGGACTTGAGAGACGTCGATCAAGACGATACTATTTTGGATGAACTCGATATCAGCAAGTATTTAGTCTTCAAGAAACCAGACGAAGAAGGGCCAGATATAAGGGGTGGCCACCCGGATGCATTGTTAATTCATGCAACCAAAGCTAATAAACATG ACGAGAAAGAATCAG acTTTTTGTATCAAGAGGCGTTTCTAACAACATATAGAACATTCATGCAACCATTGGAGTTAATTCAAAAATTACACAAACGTCATCAGCGATTCTCTTGTTCTGCTGACGTTATTAAACAAAGAGCAGCTCGCGAAGCATTTTCCTTGTTGGTTAGAGTTGTCAGCGATTTAAC TATGTCAGATCTCGATGATACCCTCTTGCAAACTTTAATGGAATTCGTACAGCAATTGGTATGTAGCGGTGATCTTACTATGGCAAAAGCTTTGCGTGTTAAAATTTTGGAGAAACACGCGGCGAAGCAGTTGCAATCTACACAACCGATTCTATCTTCGTTGAGTGTAACAACAAAGCAAGCTTCCCTTCTCGATTTCAAGAGTGAACAAATTGCAGAACAAATGACATTGTTAGATGCTGATTTATTCATGAAGATTGAAATCCCGGAAGTACTAATTTGGGCTCAAGAACAGAATGAAGAACGAAGTCCGAATCTAACTAGGTTCACAGAACATTTTAACAAAATGTCGTACTGGGCTAGATCGAGAATACTGGAACATAGATTAGAGAATGAAGCGAAAGATAGAGAGAAATACGTTGTTAAATTTATCAAGATAATGAAGCAccttagaaaaataaataattttaatagctACTTAGCCTTGCTTTCTGCGTTGGATAGCGCGCCAATTAGAAGGCTCGAATGGCAGAAACATATTACAGAAGGTTTAAAAGAATATTGCGCTCTTATCGATAGTTCCAGTAGTTTCAGAGCTTACAGGCAAGCTTTAGCAGAAACACAACCGCCATGCATTCCGTACAT CGGACTTGTGTTACAAGATCTTACATTCGTGCATATTGGAAACAATGATTTGTTACCGGATGGTACGATAAATTTTTCGAAAAGATGGCAACAGTTTAATATCGTTGAAAACATGAAAAGGTTCAAAAAAGG AACATATTCGTTCAAGAAACACGAACGTATAATAACGTTCTTCAATAATTTTAGCGATTTCCTCTGTGAGGAAGCAATGTGGCAGATTTCCGAGAGTATCAAGCCGCGCGGTGGAAAAAAAACACAGTCACAGAACTAG
- the LOC100647525 gene encoding guanine nucleotide-releasing factor 2 isoform X1: protein MPQYDDSFLDSPIFRRRTRSYAVQKGFVPKSKSFITATPLLLAVTNHAKTLSGSISTCSLKEVEERSSGKARGGKLARRARSFKEDFLEKLSHMRSPGSGSGGGGSGAATRAASPSSPRTPRDKSAPGCTDGATTLDKNPLRDLHIHVRQVQLALLHFRDVVSKKKLEMLPGNGTIVLDTVTTIHTVLKSYLLYENSSTLGSATNQVYQALAQLLKLCDDVLLHGDQSSALDTENVTHIIGLVEEAVKNLVALANEKIANRQKPVVVTTSNRTSSYGSEMTPQRNSLPDIPLTPRERQILEQTAASTSLVRSSHSSESILRDSSPPPKPPLPERTNMCLSEENSSSGTPPPLPPKRRTRGQQLLDESEGFLASSLDGVSLRSRSPEDSSSLLSASAGSLDSALNHSRDEDEIRAIMGPNDESLNDSMDLSLMATIQGMQVNGSSNCSCWDGSETNIPSTMLLGQQTPQEMLNPFTGIEGKMERLSTQTQESGFVSMHSQRSSSQSYTTSSITSKRSSQQSSISYNSQTFNSQQSFSQTKLSSDNNGSIFTQKTMTSTKSTVSTTNISGTGDPAVLEKLVNEMESISALDANGVPPALPEKRSKRRKERQPSQYDNVPENEHLSTCSLHTNNGDNTDASKPPPLPLKKRHMFQSVAYSVMAYMEMFGNCSHSNNDFISGLGTRHSVAAYNSMQAEWQQHEMALTTTQSCSFMAHTITTLHDNSNTSITMAPSVAEVTNNSSLPPALPPKRSRSIKSNATPPPISPKPTISMQSIHTIEPIVTSTPMKIEESGCVHDKKELSPSSPAKLNNVALDTILPSSRPASNALSSISVDDNNLDLRDVDQDDTILDELDISKYLVFKKPDEEGPDIRGGHPDALLIHATKANKHDEKESDFLYQEAFLTTYRTFMQPLELIQKLHKRHQRFSCSADVIKQRAAREAFSLLVRVVSDLTMSDLDDTLLQTLMEFVQQLVCSGDLTMAKALRVKILEKHAAKQLQSTQPILSSLSVTTKQASLLDFKSEQIAEQMTLLDADLFMKIEIPEVLIWAQEQNEERSPNLTRFTEHFNKMSYWARSRILEHRLENEAKDREKYVVKFIKIMKHLRKINNFNSYLALLSALDSAPIRRLEWQKHITEGLKEYCALIDSSSSFRAYRQALAETQPPCIPYIGLVLQDLTFVHIGNNDLLPDGTINFSKRWQQFNIVENMKRFKKGTYSFKKHERIITFFNNFSDFLCEEAMWQISESIKPRGGKKTQSQN, encoded by the exons AAGTCGAGGAACGCTCCAGCGGGAAGGCGCGTGGTGGTAAACTAGCGCGTCGTGCGCGCTCCTTCAAGGAGGACTTCCTGGAGAAGCTCTCCCACATGCGCTCTCCTGGTAGCGGAAGCGGAGGTGGAGGCAGTGGAGCGGCTACGAGGGCCGCCTCGCCCTCCTCGCCGCGAACACCGCGTGATAAAAGCGCGCCCGGCTGCACCGATGGCGCGACCACCCTCGACAAGAACCCCCTCCGTGACCTGCATATCCACGTGCGACAGGTGCAACTGGCACTGCTTCACTTCCGGGACGTCGTGTCAAAGAAAAAGCTCGAGATGCTGCCCGGCAACGGCACCATCGTCCTCGATACTGTTACCACCATACACACTGTGCTGAAGTCCTATCTTCTCTACGAGAACAG CTCTACTCTGGGATCAGCGACGAACCAAGTGTATCAAGCTCTAGCACAATTATTAAAACTCTGTGACGACGTGTTGCTGCACGGTGACCAGTCCTCTGCGTTGGATACCGAGAACGTTACACACATCATAGGATTAGTCGAAGAAGCTGTGAAAAACTTGGTTGCCCTGGCGAATGAGAAGATTGCCAATAGACAGAAACCTGTCGTCGTTACAACTAGTAATAG AACGTCGTCTTATGGATCGGAAATGACGCCGCAAAGAAATTCTTTGCCTGATATTCCGTTAACGCCAAGGGAAAGGCAGATTTTAGAGCAGACAGCTGCGAGTACTAGTTTGGTCCGTAGCTCGCATAGTTCCGAGTCGATTTTAAGGGATTCTAGTCCACCCCCAAAACCGCCACTCCCCGAGAG AACTAATATGTGTCTGTCGGAAGAAAATAGTTCTTCCGGTACACCACCACCATTGCCACCGAAACGGAGAACGAGAGGTCAACAGTTGCTCGATGAATCCGAAGGTTTTTTAGCATCTAGTCTCGACGGTGTTTCCTTACGAAGTCGATCTCCGGAGGATTCGTCGTCTCTTCTGAGTGCGTCGGCTGGCAGTTTGGATTCGGCCTTGAACCATTCCCGCGACGAAGATGAGATACGGGCGATCATGGGACCAAACGACGAGTCTCTGAACGACAGTATGGATCTCAGCCTGATGGCTACTATCCAAG gtATGCAAGTTAATGGTAGTTCAAACTGTAGTTGCTGGGACGGTTCCGAAACAAACATACCAAGCACAATGTTATTGGGTCAACAAACTCCGCAAGAAATGCTTAATCCATTTACCG GTATAGAAGGAAAAATGGAACGATTATCGACTCAAACGCAGGAATCCGGTTTCGTATCCATGCATTCGCAACGAAGTTCGTCTCAAAGTTATACTACCTCCAGTATAACGTCCAAAAGATCTTCTCAGCAAAGCAGTATTAGTTACAATTCCCAAACGTTTAATTCGCAACAATCGTTTTCCCAAACAAAACTGTCTTCGGATAATAACGGGTCTATTTTCACTCAGAAGACAATGACTAGTACGAAGAGTACCGTTAGTACAACAAATATTTCCGGAACTGGAGATCCTGCTGTATTAGAAAAATTGGTAAAT GAAATGGAGTCGATTTCTGCATTGGACGCTAATGGTGTGCCGCCAGCATTGCCGGAAAAGCGATCGAAACGGAGGAAAGAACGTCAACCGTCACAGTACGACAATGTACCTGAAAATGAGCATTTATCAACCTGTAGTTTACATACCAATAACGGCGATAATACAGATGCCAGTAAACCCCCTCCACTGCCGCTTAAGAAAAGGCATA TGTTCCAATCAGTGGCATATTCTG TCATGGCATACATGGAGATGTTTGGGAATTGTTCTCACAGCAACAACGATTTCATCTCCGGTCTTGGGACTCGTCATTCAGTGGCAGCTTATAATTCGATGCAAGCGGAATGGCAACAACACGAAATGGCTCTTACTACGACACAATCGTGTTCTTTCATGGCACATACTATAACTACATTACATGACAACTCAAA TACCTCCATAACTATGGCACCATCAGTAGCGGAAGTAACGAATAATTCTAGTCTCCCACCAGCATTACCACCAAAGAGATCCCGTTCCATTAAATCAAATGCAACGCCACCGCCAATTTCGCCAAAACCCACCATTAGTATGCAAAGCATACATACAATCGAACCAATCGTAACGTCAACACCTATGAAAATAGAGGAATCTGGTTGTGTTCATGATAAAAAGGAGTTATCACCTTCGTCTCCAGCGAAGCtg AATAACGTTGCTTTGGATACTATATTACCGTCCTCAAGACCCGCGAGTAATGCCTTATCGTCGATTTCCGTCGATGATAATAACTTGGACTTGAGAGACGTCGATCAAGACGATACTATTTTGGATGAACTCGATATCAGCAAGTATTTAGTCTTCAAGAAACCAGACGAAGAAGGGCCAGATATAAGGGGTGGCCACCCGGATGCATTGTTAATTCATGCAACCAAAGCTAATAAACATG ACGAGAAAGAATCAG acTTTTTGTATCAAGAGGCGTTTCTAACAACATATAGAACATTCATGCAACCATTGGAGTTAATTCAAAAATTACACAAACGTCATCAGCGATTCTCTTGTTCTGCTGACGTTATTAAACAAAGAGCAGCTCGCGAAGCATTTTCCTTGTTGGTTAGAGTTGTCAGCGATTTAAC TATGTCAGATCTCGATGATACCCTCTTGCAAACTTTAATGGAATTCGTACAGCAATTGGTATGTAGCGGTGATCTTACTATGGCAAAAGCTTTGCGTGTTAAAATTTTGGAGAAACACGCGGCGAAGCAGTTGCAATCTACACAACCGATTCTATCTTCGTTGAGTGTAACAACAAAGCAAGCTTCCCTTCTCGATTTCAAGAGTGAACAAATTGCAGAACAAATGACATTGTTAGATGCTGATTTATTCATGAAGATTGAAATCCCGGAAGTACTAATTTGGGCTCAAGAACAGAATGAAGAACGAAGTCCGAATCTAACTAGGTTCACAGAACATTTTAACAAAATGTCGTACTGGGCTAGATCGAGAATACTGGAACATAGATTAGAGAATGAAGCGAAAGATAGAGAGAAATACGTTGTTAAATTTATCAAGATAATGAAGCAccttagaaaaataaataattttaatagctACTTAGCCTTGCTTTCTGCGTTGGATAGCGCGCCAATTAGAAGGCTCGAATGGCAGAAACATATTACAGAAGGTTTAAAAGAATATTGCGCTCTTATCGATAGTTCCAGTAGTTTCAGAGCTTACAGGCAAGCTTTAGCAGAAACACAACCGCCATGCATTCCGTACAT CGGACTTGTGTTACAAGATCTTACATTCGTGCATATTGGAAACAATGATTTGTTACCGGATGGTACGATAAATTTTTCGAAAAGATGGCAACAGTTTAATATCGTTGAAAACATGAAAAGGTTCAAAAAAGG AACATATTCGTTCAAGAAACACGAACGTATAATAACGTTCTTCAATAATTTTAGCGATTTCCTCTGTGAGGAAGCAATGTGGCAGATTTCCGAGAGTATCAAGCCGCGCGGTGGAAAAAAAACACAGTCACAGAACTAG